Within the Cotesia glomerata isolate CgM1 linkage group LG6, MPM_Cglom_v2.3, whole genome shotgun sequence genome, the region gtgattgcacattgaaagttacaatgaattttagctagaataatcacatggATAAAAGATACAGGCCAATTtgatggaatttggaatctgtgcaagtcaaaacagtgctccaattaaatttcaaatctagatctaaaaatacaattctataaatcgcccagcggagcgggcgggtaacagctagtaattttataattgattgcATTTAATTAAACGTTGTAATTAAACAGAGCttaaaaacataataatttttatgaaaatttggttaaattttcgaaagtaaaattttttgaaaaatataatattcacATAATCGAACTTGAGATAAATTGTTTGAAGTATTTGTTAGTAATTTGGTACTTAAAACTTGTCGcagctataaataaaatttattttagaataaaaattcagtacTCAGATGTTTTTtcggattaaaattaatattcacttccgattttttacagtgtaaatttaaaaaatacatgagTGTAAAATATGAAATCATGTAtatttggatttttaattattatacttgcttaagcaaatttaaaatttatttaatctaaaaactCTGTTCACTCCCGATTTTTTAGTGTAGCAATATATCTTCTTCACTTAATTAAAATGTGACACaactctttaaaaaaaaaaaaaaaaaaaattagtaatgaatctcattttacttataattatcaaaaatttataaaaaaacgacTAATTACCAtgtaaaatgttaaatttttttcaccatgCAACAAATCacacgataaaaaataaaatcttcaccaaactaaaaaaagttcgccaattatcaacaaaaatataaacaagCAAACTTTATTTACGAATCATCAGAAATGGCGGTTGTTTATATCCTTATTGATATTGATGTCGATAGAGTTGCATGCCGGCAATCGACCAGCCGACGAAGTAAGATAAATTACCGTATAACtgataactaaaattttcctCTGCAACAAGTATTACTATAACTATGCTACTATCTAACAAGTAACTCTTAGAAGCACAGAtacaagataaaaaataagattccTCACATACTCATAACACAACAtaactaataataacaacCAAGTGTATAAATAGCctccatttattattattattattattattattattattattattattattattattattatttacaattataaatacGTGTGTTTATATTTAGACTACaaatattaaaagattaaTAAGCTCGAGTACGCTTGTAAATATATTaactatcaaaaaaagataaaataaaatagtgaaAGCAATAAGagtaatatattaatattaattcaagTGTAAATGAGGATTATCCAACCGATCGACTTGGAGTATCTATATTTAGACGTTCTAAAAATAACAATCGAGTAAGAACAACTTCACGTTTGGCTGCGCGGTTAATCGGTGAAGGACCTTTCTGCGTGTCCTTATATTATCATGGAATTTGGCTTCGGTCATCCGTGGAAGAGACTCTCAAGAGTGACAAAATCCCCGAGGGTTAATGTAATTCAAATATATAACACAAAATAGAAGATGGAAGACAGATGGGAACAAGAGGAAAAAGAACAagtgttttaaataataaaattaaatattaatatgtaaatttaataaggTATGAGTTCCTGGTCTTACTACATTATGGGTGGTGTTGAAGATGGTGATGATTATGATGATTATAatgatgaagaagaagaagcaGAGTCGTGTGTATGGTCGACTGGGTTCCCTATCATATAGATACAAATGTTTATAGTCGTATATGCCGGCATTAGCCACCAACAACCCATTAACAAACTTGACATGCACCCGGGAAAACATGTTTAATGAGCACGTCTTAGTTGTTCAGCATAAACGCTTGTCCGTTCGTTCCTTCGTCCGTTTGTACGTTCATTCGTTCACAGTTCCTCTTGAGTACTTATAAGACATCGTGAAACCTTTGCGGACCAACACTAGTCCTTGGAACATCCTGCGGCTACCATCAACGTACTTACATCACTTCCAAGAAGTTATAAGGAAATTTATTTGCTTATACCAAAGGGttgttagtaaaatttttgaaggtaagttttttattacttttttttttatcttttcagGCGTGTTGAaagtatttagaaatttttaatttttttttcagttgatttttgtaaaattatttgaagaatttttggTATGAagcttcttttattttttgacgggttcatatttttttactcatactttCATGACTAATATTCggaagttttatttttataaagttgCATAGTGTTTCcattttttgaaatgaaaaattattacactTTGTGAGGATAATGTTTGACTTGgaagaatttttcttagatttgtaaatttatttttcattggtGTCTTTAATTATTCTTCAGTAGTATTCAATATGCTATTTGCAGTAATAGATTTTGAGGTaaacaaaaacaaatcaaattttagtattaataatgaaaaataattgagtaaggtataaaaaatgtcagttttataaaattttacagaaattttttttatattaattaaaaatattttattattttttttttaatttaattgtttaaaaacacATCAActacttattattatcactgttgttattgttgctgttgttgttattaaataaaaattctggataatttttatcaaaatttaagtgccaaatttttcagaaagtttcattaaaaaaattgaaataataatagtaataacaataataatacatgTTTTGGTACTGTAGGATAGTACGAAgcattatcaatttaaacatcGAGGTTACCAACTGTATAACTGGGACATTAGTTAGTTCTCTCTTCGGCACTTCTTATTCATCTATATATACTACTTACTTTTTGTTTAACAATTCTCTTCATTATCTCCGGGTCATCTTTTATTGTTATTCGCAATTTATCATCGCGAATGCACGTTAACGCTGAATAAGCACCAAATATCACCATCCTTAATCATATTTAATCGATCAACTTTCTTCAATCTATAAttccattaataaaaaaaaaactatatccATTTCATTATATACATTGTgtgttatatatacatacgtAAGACTTGACTCAACTTGTGCAATTTGTTTTTCGTCTGGCTCTATTAAACGAGCTATAAAATACTTCTCTTGAATTCAacatagaaattaattttgatttaacatcatcaatttattttctctCAGATAAATTTAGTCTTCTTTTAGATTTTAGCAATAAAAGTCCTTCGCTTGACAAACAATCACTTCTTTCATGCCAAAATTCATTACTTCAGGATTACGATGCTgagttattgaaaaataaaaatgatgtgAAGATAAGTACAGTGTAGTAATGTGTATAAGTCAGGACTAAGCAAATAatgaaagaataaaatatatgtatatttgtaactataactatatataatacGTATATAAGCAATTGCAACGTTCTTAACTGCACACATTAACACTTTATAAAACATACATCGGCATCTCTTCACTAGTTTTCAGTCTTGTCAGTCTCTTCGGTTCGGTCACTCCGAAGTGGTACTCTCGgctcccttaaaaaaaatttttttttttttacataatctAAAACTGTTTCACTcagcaattaataaaatacgaaaaaagAAATGATAAATTACAAGGTGCCGACTATAATAAGTTAATTGATTAATGAGTGccagtgaataaaaaaagaagaaaaaatattaataaaataaaaataaatgtatccAAGAAAGAGTGAGagtttaaaattacttaaaagttTTACGATTATTATAACAACAGAAATACatttacgaaaaaatatttcatgatcttaagcaaataaaatttatgtagatgaaatttttgattttatttattgattaattattgtgACCACTGTGATATTAcgtgatatatttttattttgatttattaaactttatataaaaaatactaagtgagtttttcttatattatattgtatcacgttatataattattgattattaattatagaatACGATACTTGTTATTATTaggaattaatattaatattattagtagCGGTTGATATTTGATCTTGATAATAgaatattctattttatttcatttatttatatcgacGATCATTGTCGTATGTAGAATGTACTAGTCTGCCGACTTACGACTCGCGAATCACGCACCTTCCCCATGACATATAGTTATCACTTAAGTGCAAGTACAAGTACATATTTCCTTGGAGATATCAATGTTCAGACTTGTTttcatgataattatttttattgttatggaagtaattttatttttttctttattttacatACGTggaaaaatctatttattttttattaatatatttttctttggaaatattttgattcttatttatacaattatattattgattgtcttatgaaattaatttcaattttttaaaataaaattttctaaaaaattatgtatttaaattttgaacaatagttatgtcaaaaattttggcatatttttgtttaataataatattgttcaatgaaatttcttgtatTGTATTAACATATTGACTTGCAATAATTCTAAGCtgtgaattaataaaaaaattaaacttttaacaaaaaaaagtatatattctTCATGAAGTTATGATAAAAGTCCTACATAAAATTCTTCTAAAAGTTTActacaataactttttttattaacctttataactatttttatcacTTCTTCttctaataattatcaaaacaaataaatttttattaacagttctatataaattagataaaatctAAAGAGgaaatgatgatgatgatgatgatgatgattattattattattattattattattattattattattattattattattatttaataaaagtttctcaaaatTCTTGATAATactggttcaaaattttttcaaaaattttattttaaaaagttgaaatggTAACAACAACAatgttcaataaaattatttatactgcACTTACATATTAATTTGCATTACTTCTAaactgtaaattaattataagaaaaatctATATTCTTCACGAAATAATgacaaaatttctttattaaatgattctaaaaatatattataattactttatctcgttaatattttattatttttcttcctctttttctcttttaataattatcaaaacgaataaatttttcttaatagtcctATAAATCagataaaatctaaaatagaaaggattgaagaagaaataaaaaaaatagatataaatttgacaaatgAAGACATTAGAACCCCTGACCTGTACGATATATTAACGAGATCATGAGGTcgagaagaaataatttaaattacggAGTGCAAGTGTTTATAAGGTGATAGCCAGTACAGTTTAAGATTTCTCGTCTGGTTGCGTACATGTGAACTCATACATAAATAACTGGTGTACTATACGCTGTCCCACCGtttagttttagttttatttgctTCTCCACTCTTCTCTATGCTCCACTATATCTCATACGTATAAACATATACATAATAGTCGTACATATATATCTAGTCATCATTATTTGTCGTATTATGTTCCGTTCACATATCATATCACAACTTGAGCatcatatattacatatatataatgaatATGACTAACGAATTTCTCGGTAAAGAATTAAACTTTAATTCAAACTCATAGACACTCTTTTTAACACCGGAAATTATTGTCAtccatttaataattaattattattttaatttttaaaagttatactAAACAAATGACCACTTACATAATGtcgaaaatttgaaagaataACAATTGACAAAAATAGGATTGATTAAAGAAATTATCAGTATTGAagtgaataatattttaacagtATTCGTCCGTCAGATTATCGCAAATAATCATTAAGCTTTATAAATATCTCAGCcatgacttttttttgttttttacttaaaaatgtttacaCTAATGGGTCGGAAGTTGATTAATTGCaggattttatatttttaaaaattatccaatCAAGCCTAAGAATACTTTTCACTATCAGACGACtgaagtatttaataaaagtcgTTTTGTTATTCACTTAGTTgatctaaaatttttggattataTACTTCATTGTAAGTAATCAATTTTGACCCTTgtagcaaaaattaaaataaaaataaaaaattcaaataatttgattaaaaaaaaaaaattatagaatacgaaataaataaatgcctgatttttttttcattgttctgcattatcaagaaaaaaagttatagaatgaagaaaaaacacataaaatgaataaagttTTATTGATCGAAAAAGtgcaaagtaattaaaaataatcaataaatattacttaGTGTAGAATAATTAGTATATAGAATGATAAGATTGTTGTTGCGTTTGTCGTTTGTTTTTTCAACTCGCGTGTggtattgttatttaaatatttgtttttatgtttatatttttattggtaTTGAGTCACCAGAGtactattgaaaaataatataatcagATACAGAATTGCAGGagactgaaaataataaaaaatatgtaatataaatataatgatatgtgttaaattatcaatgtaAAGTATAAACAGTCGCTGAGTAAAAATAACCTAATGGAATTGTAGGTTGTAGGTGAGAAGAATTGAATGTCGCAATTTCAGCTCATCACACACAATTACTGAATTATttcttgttattatttattacttctgaagatattatttatcgtgtaaaataatgtttattttaattatttaataataattgtgtgtggttttttttattttttattttcagatgtccACGTATCGGTGTAACGTTATTGCTATTTTGGTGGTTGTGGTATTATTagcaattaatttaacaaaaggtCAATCTGAAAATTTTCCGTATGGAGAAAAACGGCAAGAAGGAAGTGCGACGCATTATTGTGGGAAACGGCTGTCAAATGctttacaaatattttgtaatggtgtttataattcaatgtttaaaaaaagtgGATTtggtatgtatttttttaaattaataataataatgtttttttgcttggtagtttgaaaatttttctcagatttgtaaatttatctttaagtAAAAActgaacaaaaattaaatccttattctttttattaataataaaaataataacaatcttTAATCTTCATTTCGTAGCGACgattgttttctttttaacACGCTTTTATTAGCTTGGTATGTATGTCACGTAATTTTTGAACGCGATTTTCACCCACTTCAAAATgtcgaataaaattaaaactttgcACGAAGCCATgcattattttatctttgtgACAAACATTTTACTACTGGCAGGATCAAATGGAGAATTTTGTAcgttttacaattaaaaaaaaaattatagtttgaaaaaCTGAAATACGCGTTTTGATAAAAACAGATCTAAAATGTaggtaataattttaaataggtttaaactaaaaataatttattttgtcgtAAAATAGCGTGAAGTGCTTTTTCAGATCTTGTCAATAATGcctttacttttataaaaatttgtcaataaaatatatataacaattaatatcaAGCACCCTCCACTTTTTTACGatgaaatgaattttataaagtagaaaattattttctagtttttagtctggttttttattaaagcgtgttttttacttttttaaactattatttatttgtataaaattttttttttttttttttttgtttttttttttttaatttgaactttttaatataatcGTATCacgtaaaataaatacaaaagtatggaaaaatatttttaaacaaaaaagtgaaatttaatcatttttttaatgtaacaaaaaatttttcataattgtcttgaatttatttttgatagtaTTTAATATACTTTTTATAGTACtacattttgaaattaataataaaaaaaaatttcatagatcatagaaaacttcatttttataaaaccatttatttgaagtaatatttctaattaaaagaaaagttaaattcatcattttttttttaattattaatgatttaaattttgtaattatatgaaattacaaaaataattatacgaACTTATAACTTATTGAGATTAACGTGATAGCATATTATTTGTATAATTGATCAGTAGAAGAAAAAAGATCTCGATCACGCGACATAAAACCACAATTATTCTTTAAAGTCAATTCCTGATTATCACACCAAATTATAAAGTTTCACACACTTATTTCAAGCTTAATCtcctaaatattttcaacaaaacatgtaattataataaacataaTTTCCCGAGTTTTAATTTGTAAGTTATAGATTAAAGTAATAATGAAACAaaccaaaaatattataacactcacttaaaaattttttagaaatggaAATGGATGATTATCCATATGCATACGACTATCCTCTAAGATCTCGAGCGAGCGCTAACGCAATGATGGGCCGATTTGGAGGCGCAAGATTTCGACGTCAATCACGGGGTGTTCACGATGAGTGCTGCGTAAAACCTTGCTCGATC harbors:
- the LOC123267139 gene encoding LIRP-like isoform X2, which produces MSTYRCNVIAILVVVVLLAINLTKGQSENFPYGEKRQEGSATHYCGKRLSNALQIFCNGVYNSMFKKSGFEMEMDDYPYAYDYPLRSRASANAMMGRFGGARFRRQSRGVHDECCVKPCSISELMSYCGN
- the LOC123267139 gene encoding LIRP-like isoform X1; protein product: MFRLVFMIIIFIVMEMSTYRCNVIAILVVVVLLAINLTKGQSENFPYGEKRQEGSATHYCGKRLSNALQIFCNGVYNSMFKKSGFEMEMDDYPYAYDYPLRSRASANAMMGRFGGARFRRQSRGVHDECCVKPCSISELMSYCGN